A portion of the Bombus pascuorum chromosome 8, iyBomPasc1.1, whole genome shotgun sequence genome contains these proteins:
- the LOC132910034 gene encoding microtubule-actin cross-linking factor 1, isoforms 1/2/3/4 isoform X42, giving the protein MSIYRFSKGGRLFVQGTREDDARENVASPAPSTATPVTDDLRAIYTKRRLSTEVLGSSIESTKTSRRGENGTKRIVTRIVRKTTTLTRGEERCVAEDLTKRATSGYLQETAASSSSFSLSRQASPKPKTVRISDIVVGQESNVTAREALLRWARRSTARYPGVRVTDFTGSWRDGLAFSALIHRNRPDLVDWKGARASQPRERLDRVFYVAEREYGVTRLLDPEDVDTPEPDEKSLITYISSLYDVFPEPPTIHPLYDAEDQRRSEEYRELASSLHMWIREKMCLMQERVFPPTLIEMKNLAAGSTKFKNEEVPPRYRDKQRLSYIFRDLQKYFEAVGEVDIEPHLRIEVIEENWNRLMMLHQEREQAIIDEIKRLERLQRLAEKVHREMKATDNRLEELERRVEDEARRLDRLHPLEAKHAVDLLEQDIRNTEVQIQNIFPDVHTLTEGRYSQAAELRKRVQKLHQRWVALRSLLHKRLVQPLSAVSFPVEERVVTKHRTTVHETRLVDTNPHFRALHDCIDWCKAKIKQLQDADYGSDLPSVQNELEVHQREHKNIEQFHPKVERCVQAKSHFHAEELTLYSQHLTVLQKLHTELLAASNKRLSDLDTLHDFIQSATNELVWLSSKEETEVTRDWSDKNLNVQSIEQYYESLMSDLEKREIQFSAVQDRGEALVLQHHPAAKTIEAYMSAMQSQWTWLLQLTLCLEVHLKHAAQSQQFFRDVQQAEQWISKRDESLNTIYSQSEFSLDEGERLLKGMQELREELNSYGDHVQKLVDQAKDVVPMKQRRQPVTRPMQVTCVCSYKQVNMSIEKGEQCTLYDNSGRIKWRVKNQEGVESPVPGVCFALQPPDKDALDAAERLRRQYDRSVGLWQRKQLRLRQNMIFATIKVVKGWDLPQFLAMGQDQRTAIRKALNEDAEKLLSEGDPADPQLRRLKRETAEVNKLFDELEKRARAEEESKNAGRIFNEQISAIQEALDEAERVLNTRIAAPLPRDIDSLEHLVLQHKDFEQTLKRQTPDLDKVQQTFRGITLKTPAMRNKLDAVTTKWTNIWNSSNLYIERLKCVEIVLSSLEENTTSVSELEVKLASFDELPPDLKGLQNVLEDLMVLQNAISQQQTAMDKLNEDTQNARHVVEKSRPSHRGSHSDMDRLDDEVNKLNSRWTNLCAQLVERVRSAEAAYGLAQQLEHAYRNEVDFIDESYEKLEVENAKNLLNKVVERAPAIEAVNVTGSRLIREGKIYGQRLRAFTEQLEDICPSLDASVKKPRREFVSTVDDVARDLDTLNKRYTTLVDLLQERVTQLAAQQTEETSQQFQEALEGLQKWLTDTEEMVSNQKSPSSDYNVVKAQLQEQKFLKKMLMDQQNSMSSSYNMGQEVAAEAEPKERKKIEKQLKDLMARFDNLTESAAKRMEALEQAMGVAKQFQDKLIPLQTWLDKTEKRVRDMELVPTDEEKIQQRVTEHDGLHEDILSKKPEFSELTEVASQLMSLVGEDEAAALADKLQDAADRYAALVERSESLGNLLQRSRQGLRHLVLSYQELQAWMEGMEIRLSKYRVLAVHTEKLLQQMEDLADLTEEVSTRQTEVDSTTDTGLELMKHISSDEALQLKDKLDSLQRRFNDLVSRGSDLLKHAQESLPLVQQFHDNHNRLMDWMQAAESALQSAEPREDEIIRLEMEISEYRPVLDKINAVGPQLSQLSPGEGAATIEALVTRDNRRFAAIAEQIQRKAERLQLSKQRSLEVIGDIDDLLEWFHEVDNQLREAEPPSSEPEIIRVQLKEHKALNDDISSQKGRVRDVISTAKKVIRENGQYEDKSTIRENMEDLRETMEIVSGLSMDRLGALEQALPLAEHLRDTHIDLVSWLEEAEQQVAMLPMPALRPDLIAAQQDKNEFLVQSINEHKPLVEKLNKTGEALLKLCNEEEGIKIQDILEADTTRYAALRAELRGRQQTLEQALQESSQFSDKLEGMLRALSSTADQVNGAEPISAHPGRLRDQMEENSALVDELAQRSEAYAAVRRAADDVISKAGNRADPAVKDIKRKLDKLNKLWSDVQKSTTDRGQTLDEALAIAEKFWSELNGVMSTLRELQDALAGQAPPAAQPAAIQQQQVALQEIRHEIDQTKPDVEQVRASGHELMGLCGEPDKPDVRKHIEDLDQAWDNVTALYARREENLIDAMEKAMEFHETLQNLLEFLQEAEDKFSSMGLLGSDIDEVKKQIKQLANFKAEVDPHMVKVEALNRQAAELTERTSSEQAAAIKEPLGAVNRRWDGLLRGLVERQRLLENALLRLGQFQHALDELLVWIEKTDDTLDNLKAVAGDPQVIEVELAKLKVLVNDIQAHQTSVDTLNDAGRQLIEDGKGTAEASTTAEKLGTLNRRWRDLLQRAADRQRELEDALREAQTFTAEIQDLLSWLGDVDNTIVASKPVGGLPETASEQLERFMEVYNELEQNRLKVESVLQQGQAYLKRADSTSAGGLNHNLRTLKQRWDNVTARASDKKIKLEIALKEATEFHDALQSFVDWLTNAEKILTNLKPVSRVMETILGQIEEHKAFQKDVGVHRETMLNLDKKGTHLKYFSQKQDVILIKNLLISVQHRWERVVSKSAERTRALDHGYKEAREFHDAWSNIMNWLDETEKTLDEVASDGALGGNDPEKIKARLNKHRELQKALSAKQGTYDATMKNGKSLKDKAPKSDEFALKELLNELKNKWTTVCGKCVDRQRKLEEALLFSGQFKDAIQALLEWLSKSEKQLADTGPLYGDLDTVMNLVEQHKTFEKDLESRVSQMESVIKTGRELLAKATPDDASAIGSQLAEINNLWDTVTKLSSDKTERLQEALREAERLHKAVHVLLEWLSDAEMKLRFAGQLPEDEQESRNQLMEHEKFLRELSTKEIEKDQTLELAHVILAKAHPDGALVIKHWITIIQSRWEEVSTWAQQRNQRLENHMRGLQDLDNLLEELLSWLEGLENTLNALEAEPLPDDKATLEMLIVDHREFMENTSRRQNEVDRVCKARQIKSAKDTMKITKAKSPAPTRASPGRERTPDSLPHIGPRFPPKGSKGAEPEFRSPRVKLLWDRWRHVWMLAWERQRRLQDKYNYIQELDRVANFSWEDWRKRFLKFMNHKKSRLTDLFRKMDKNNDGLIPREDFIQGIMNTKFETSRLEMGAVADLFDRHGEGLIDWKEFIAALRPDWEERRTYNDTDKIHDEVKRLVMLCTCRQKFRVFQVGEGKYRFGDSQKLRLVRILRSTVMVRVGGGWVALDEFLLKNDPCRAKGRTNIELREQFILADGVSQTMTAFRSKPSPTSTLQRTPISSANAGPITKVRERSARSVPMGQSRASRSSLSAGTPDSLSDNESSFKLGSARKTSTPYRSSMTPGGSRPSSRPTSRPTSRPTSRPGSRPASRQGSKPPSRYGSTQSLDSTDDSTNVSRIPRRTAVSTTGNTPTSSRHNSVSGKRLSVNGSSSRPRTPTGLVSPASGVPARFGTIHRASSIPTLTGVGTPISRSRIPVYVGTDIKSPQSTTSNISTHSTQSNYSTVSTDSTGSSSMCTNSATNTSSAVKRARTRTPSSGSSTPLPPSLKLSRKPSGASDTSVSTTPATKRKGKPTPIDQRAPFRL; this is encoded by the exons ATGTCGATATATCGGTTTAGCAAAGGTGGCAGACTGTTCGTGCAAGGCACCAGAGAGGATGACGCTCGCGAGAACGTCGCCTCGCCTGCTCCGTCTACTGCGACGCCCGTCACTGATGACTTAAGAGCGATTTATACCAAGAGAAGACTCTCGACCGAGGTTCTAG GATCGTCGATCGAGTCAACGAAAACTTCGAGACGCGGCGAAAACGGCACGAAACGTATCGTGACCCGGATCGTACGTAAAACGACCACATTGACACGGGGCGAGGAAAGATGCGTGGCCGAGGATCTGACGAAACGTGCCACCTCGGGCTACTTGCAGGAGACCGCtgcttcctcctcctccttctctttGAGTCGACAGGCTTCGCCAAAGCCGAAAACCGTCCGG aTATCCGATATTGTAGTGGGTCAGGAATCGAACGTGACTGCCCGTGAAGCTCTTCTGAGATGGGCCAGACGATCGACGGCGCGTTATCCTGGAGTGCGCGTTACGGACTTTACCGGATCGTGGAGGGATGGGCTAGCTTTCAGCGCATTAATCCATCGAAACAGACCAGATCTGGTCGATTGGAAAGGTGCTCGTGCTAGTCAACCACGAGAGCGGCTCGATCGGGTCTTCTACGTCGCGGAGCGCGAGTATGGCGTTACGAGGCTTCTCGATCCTGAAG ATGTGGACACTCCTGAACCGGATGAGAAGTCCTTGATAACGTACATCTCTTCGCTCTACGACGTGTTCCCGGAGCCGCCAACGATTCACCCGTTGTACGATGCCGAGGACCAGAGGCGCTCGGAGGAATATAGAGAGCTAGCTAGTTCCCTCCACATGTGGATCCGCGAAAAGATGTGCCTGATGCAGGAACGTGTCTTCCCGCCGACCttaatagaaatgaaaaatttggcGGCCGGCAGCACGAAATTCAAGAATGAGGAAGTACCGCCCAGATACAGAGACAAGCAACGACTTTCTTACATCTTCAGGGATTTGCAAAAGTACTTCGAAGCGGTCGGTGAGGTGGACATTGAACCTCACTTACGTATCGAGGTTATTGAAGAAAATTGGAATAGATTGATGATGCTGCATCAGGAAAGAGAACAGGCGATAATCGACGAAATTAAACG ACTCGAACGACTGCAACGACTAGCAGAGAAAGTGCACAGAGAGATGAAGGCGACCGACAATCGATTGGAGGAGCTCGAGAGACGAGTGGAGGACGAAGCCAGACGTCTCGATCGACTTCATCCTCTGGAAGCGAAACATGCGGTGGATCTTTTGGAACAGGATATTCGTAACACCGAGGTCCAGatccaaaatatttttccagacGTGCATACACTTACCGAGGGGCGATACAGTCAGGCGGCCGAACTTCGCAAAAG AGTTCAGAAGCTACATCAACGGTGGGTCGCCCTGCGATCTCTTCTTCATAAACGTTTGGTACAGCCGCTGTCGGCCGTATCTTTCCCGGTAGAAGAACGCGTCGTTACGAAACACCGTACTACCGTCCATGAAACCCGATTGGTCGACACCAATCCACATTTCCGTGCGTTACACGACTGCATCGACTGGTGTAAGGCGAAGATCAAACAGCTCCAGGATGCAGACTATGGCTCCGATTTACCTAGCGTGCAGAACGAACTGGAGGTTCACCAAAGGGAACACAAGAATATCGAGCAGTTCCATCCTAAAGTGGAGAGATGTGTGCAGGCTAAGAGCCACTTTCACGCCGAGGAACTGACATTGTATAGCCAACATCTAACTGTTCTTCAAAAACTTCACACTGAATTATTGGCGGCCTCGAATAAGAGACTTTCCGATTTGGACACTCTACATGACTTTATACAATCGGCGACTAATGAACTAGTTTGGCTGAGTTCTAAGGAGGAGACGGAGGTGACACGCGATTGGAGTGACAAGAATTTGAATGTGCAAAGTATCGAGCAGTATTACGAg TCCCTTATGAGTGACCTAGAGAAGCGGGAGATTCAATTCTCCGCGGTGCAAGATCGAGGCGAAGCTCTGGTCCTTCAACATCATCCCGCCGCGAAAACCATCGAAGCTTACATGTCCGCTATGCAGAGTCAATGGACCTGGCTTCTTCAATTAACTCTTTGTCTAGAAGTCCATCTGAAACACGCAGCACAGAGTCAACAATTTTTCCGGGATGTTCAACAGGCTGAACAGTGGATCTCGAAGAGAGATGAATCACTCAACACCATTTATTCCCAATCAGAATTCTCCTTGGACGAGGGTGAACGTTTATTGAAGGGTATGCAAGAACTACGCGAAGAATTGAATAGTTACGGCGATCATGTGCAGAAACTGGTTGATCAAGCGAAGGACGTGGTTCCTATGAAGCAACGTCGACAGCCCGTGACACGACCTATGCAAGTTACATGTGTCTGCAGCTACAAACAAGTTAAT ATGTCGATTGAGAAGGGCGAACAATGTACGTTATACGACAACTCTGGTAGGATAAAATGGCGCGTAAAGAATCAAGAGGGCGTCGAGTCCCCTGTTCCAGGCGTCTGCTTTGCTCTTCAGCCACCTGACAAGGATGCTCTCGATGCTGCAGAAAGATTGCGACGACAATATGACCGAAGTGTTGGATTATGGCAACGGAAACAGCTTCGATTACGACAAAACATGATTTTCGCGACCATCAAAGTGGTCAAAGGCTGGGATCTACCGCAGTTCTTGGCTATGGGCCAGGATCAGAGAACTGCTATCAGAAAAGCCTTAAACGAGGATGCTGAGAAATTGCTGTCCGAGGGCGACCCTGCTGATCCACAATTGAGGCGACTGAAGCGAGAAACGGCCGAAGTGAACAAATTGTTTGATGAACTAGAGAAACGTGCCAGAGCGGAGGAAGAGTCAAAGAACGCGGGACGTATTTTCAACGAACAGATTTCTGCCATTCAAGAAGCATTAGACGAAGCAGAGAGAGTTCTGAACACTCGCATAGCTGCGCCATTGCCGAGAGACATCGACAGCTTAGAACATCTGGTTCTGCAACACAAAGATTTTGAACAAACTCTCAAACGTCAAACGCCAGATCTAGATAAAGTTCAACAAACTTTCCGTGGTATTACTTTGAAGACTCCAGCCATGAGAAACAAGCTCGACGCTGTTACCACCAAATGGACAAATATTTGGAACTCAAGCAATCTGTACATCGAGCGGCTAAAGTGTGTTGAGATCGTGCTTTCTAGTCTTGAGGAGAACACAACCTCGGTATCCGAATTGGAAGTGAAATTGGCGTCGTTTGACGAGCTGCCACCGGATCTGAAGGGATTACAGAATGTACTAGAAGATCTGATGGTGCTTCAAAATGCCATCTCTCAACAGCAAACTGCAATGGATAAACTGAACGAAGATACGCAGAACGCAAGACACGTTGTTGAAAAGTCGAGACCAAGTCATCGTGGCTCTCATTCTGATATGGATCGCTTAGACGATGAAGTGAACAAACTAAACTCCAGATGGACCAATCTATGTGCTCAGTTGGTTGAAAGAGTTCGCAGCGCGGAAGCAGCCTATGGCCTAGCTCAACAGTTAGAACATGCCTACCGTAACGAGGTCGACTTCATTGACGAATCGTACGAAAAACTCGAAGTGGAGAATGCGAAG AATCTATTGAACAAGGTGGTAGAACGAGCGCCGGCGATCGAAGCAGTAAATGTGACAGGCAGTCGATTGATTCGCGAAGGAAAG ATCTACGGACAAAGGCTTCGAGCGTTCACGGAACAGCTGGAAGATATCTGCCCGTCTTTGGATGCTTCGGTGAAAAAACCGCGACGAGAGTTCGTCTCAACGGTTGACGACGTCGCTCGTGATCTAGATACTCTGAACAAGAGGTACACCACGCTCGTGGATCTTCTTCAGGAACGGGTTACACAGCTGGCAGCGCAACAAACCGAGGAGACATCTCAACAG TTCCAGGAGGCTCTGGAGGGTCTTCAGAAATGGCTGACGGACACAGAGGAAATGGTATCCAACCAGAAATCACCATCATCGGATTACAACGTAGTCAAGGCGCAATTACAAGAGCAAAAATTCCTGAAGAAGATGCTAATGGACCAGCAAAACTCAATGTCCTCCTCGTACAATATGGGCCAAGAAGTGGCGGCTGAGGCGGAGCCTAAGGAACGGAAGAAGATCGAGAAACAACTGAAAGATTTGATGGCAAGATTTGATAATCTTACGGAAAGTGCTGCTAAGAGAATGGAAGCACTTGAACAAGCGATGGGAGTAGCGAAACAGTTCCAGGATAAACTGATACCACTTCAAACTTGGCTGGACAAGACCGAAAAACGCGTAAGAGATATGGAGTTGGTTCCAACGGACGAGGAAAAAATCCAGCAACGCGTTACCGAACACGATGGCCTTCACGAGGATATTCTGTCAAAGAAACCTGAATTCAGTGAACTTACAGAGGTTGCTAGTCAACTAATGTCTCTGGTAGGCGAAGATGAAGCCGCTGCTTTGGCTGACAAACTTCAGGATGCGGCTGATAGATACGCTGCATTGGTCGAACGATCGGAATCTCTTGGTAACTTGCTTCAACGTTCGAGACAGGGTTTACGTCATCTGGTACTCAGTTATCAAGAACTTCAGGCTTGGATGGAGGGTATGGAAATCAGATTGTCGAAATACAGAGTGCTGGCAGTGCATACGGAGAAGCTTCTTCAACAAATGGAAGACCTAGCTGACTTGACCGAAGAGGTTTCGACTCGACAGACAGAAGTAGACAGTACCACCGATACTGGATTGGAATTAATGAAACACATATCGAGCGACGAGGCGCTTCAATTGAAAGATAAACTCGATTCTTTGCAACGGCGATTTAATGATTTGGTTAGTCGAGGTTCCGACTTGCTGAAGCACGCGCAAGAGTCTCTTCCATTGGTGCAACAATTCCATGATAATCATAATCGTTTAATGGATTGGATGCAAGCTGCAGAATCGGCTCTGCAATCAGCCGAACCTCGCGAAGATGAAATTATTAGATTAGAAATGGAGATATCGGAATATAGACCAGTTCTAGACAAGATCAACGCCGTTGGACCGCAGTTGTCTCAGTTATCTCCGGGTGAAGGGGCAGCGACTATCGAAGCTCTAGTCACCAGAGACAACAGGAGATTCGCCGCCATTGCCGAGCAGATTCAACGAAAGGCTGAGAGGCTTCAGCTGAGTAAGCAACGTTCGCTGGAAGTGATCGGTGATATTGACGATTTACTAGAATGGTTCCATGAAGTGGATAATCAATTAAGGGAAGCAGAACCACCAAGCAGCGAACCGGAAATCATCAGGGTACAATTGAAGGAGCATAAAGCCTTGAACGACGACATATCCAGTCAGAAAGGACGTGTTAGGGATGTGATATCCACAGCAAAGAAGGTGATCCGTGAAAATGGTCAATACGAGGACAAATCTACGATCAGAGAAAATATGGAGGACTTACGAGAAACCATGGAAATTGTTTCCGGTCTTTCAATGGATAGACTCGGTGCTTTGGAACAAGCTTTGCCATTGGCTGAACATTTACGCGACACTCACATTGATTTAGTCAGCTGGTTAGAAGAGGCTGAACAACAAGTCGCAATGCTTCCTATGCCTGCGTTAAGACCCGATCTAATAGCCGCCCAACAGGACAAGAACGAGTTCCTCGTGCAGAGCATCAACGAACACAAACCTTTGGTCGAGAAGTTGAACAAAACTGGTGAAGCATTGTTGAAGCTGTGCAACGAAGAAGAAGGTATCAAAATACAGGACATATTGGAAGCAGACACCACTCGATATGCAGCCCTCAGAGCAGAACTTCGTGGTCGACAGCAGACTCTCGAACAGGCACTTCAGGAATCTTCTCAGTTCTCCGACAAGCTGGAAGGAATGCTGCGTGCTCTCTCATCAACTGCCGATCAAGTAAATGGCGCCGAACCGATCAGCGCTCATCCTGGTCGGTTAAGAGATCAGATGGAAGAGAATTCCGCTCTGGTCGACGAATTGGCTCAAAGATCCGAGGCCTATGCGGCTGTGAGGAGGGCCGCCGATGACGTGATCAGCAAGGCAGGTAACAGAGCTGATCCAGCCGTAAAGGACATCAAACGGAAGCTGGACAAATTGAACAAACTATGGAGCGACGTGCAAAAGTCGACGACCGACAGAGGTCAAACGTTAGACGAAGCTTTGGCGATCGCCGAAAAATTCTGGTCCGAGTTGAATGGCGTGATGTCTACTCTGCGAGAGCTTCAGGATGCTCTTGCTGGTCAGGCGCCACCAGCAGCTCAACCTGCTGCCATCCAACAGCAACAGGTTGCCTTGCAGGAGATTAGGCACGAAATCGACCAAACGAAACCAGATGTCGAGCAAGTACGAGCTTCTGGTCACGAGTTGATGGGTCTTTGTGGTGAGCCAGACAAACCAGATGTTAGAAAGCATATCGAAGATTTGGATCAAGCCTGGGATAATGTGACTGCCCTATATGCCAGAAGAGAGGAAAATCTGATCGATGCTATGGAGAAAGCCATGGAGTTCCACGAGACCTTGCAAAATCTTCTGGAGTTCCTACAAGAAGCCGAGGACAAGTTCTCCAGTATGGGACTGCTAGGAAGCGATATCGACGAAGTTAAAAAACAGATCAAACAATTGGCCAATTTCAAAGCCGAAGTAGATCCTCACATGGTCAAGGTCGAAGCTCTAAACAG ACAAGCTGCCGAACTGACAGAGAGAACGTCCTCGGAACAAGCTGCAGCCATCAAAGAACCGCTTGGTGCCGTTAACAGACGGTGGGACGGACTGCTTCGAGGCCTCGTGGAGAGGCAAAGGCTCTTGGAGAACGCGTTACTACGTCTAGGACAATTCCAGCATGCTCTAGACGAATTGCTGGTATGGATCGAGAAGACGGACGACACTTTGGACAACTTGAAGGCCGTGGCCGGTGATCCTCAAGTGATCGAAGTGGAATTAGCTAAACTGAAAGTACTTGTAAATGATATTCAAGCCCATCAGACCAGCGTGGACACTCTGAACGACGCTGGAAGACAGTTAATAGAGGATGGAAAGGGAACAGCCGAAGCTTCGACGACTGCTGAGAAATTGGGTACTTTGAATCGTCGTTGGCGCGATTTGTTGCAACGTGCTGCTGATCGTCAACGAGAATTGGAAGATGCGCTTAGAGAAGCGCAAACCTTTACGGCGGAGATACAGGACCTTTTGTCTTGGCTGGGTGATGTGGACAACACTATAGTAGCTTCAAAACCTGTTGGAGGATTGCCGGAAACAGCTTCAGAACAGTTAGAACGCTTTATGGAAGTGTACAACGAATTGGAACAAAATCGTTTGAAAGTTGAATCGGTTCTTCAACAAGGACAAGCGTACTTGAAGCGTGCTGATTCTACTAGTGCCGGTGGTCTGAATCACAACTTGAGGACTTTGAAACAACGATGGGATAATGTGACTGCTCGCGCAAGTGATAAAAAGATCAAGCTCGAGATCGCTCTGAAAGAGGCTACAGAGTTCCACGATGCACTTCAATCGTTTGTCGATTGGTTAACCAACGCGGAGAAGATTCTGACGAATCTGAAACCTGTGTCGAGGGTAATGGAAACTATCCTCGGACAGATAGAGGAACACAAAGCGTTTCAGAAGGACGTTGGAGTTCATCGTGAGACTATGCTGAACCTCGATAAGAAGGGCACGCATTTGAAATACTTTTCACAGAAACAGGACGTGATTCTAATCAAAAACTTGTTGATAAGTGTGCAACACAGATGGGAAAGAGTAGTTTCGAAGTCTGCAGAGAGAACCAGGGCTCTTGATCACGGATACAAAGAGGCCAGAGAATTCCACGATGCTTGGTCCAATATAATGAACTGGCTCGACGAAACGGAGAAAACTTTGGACGAGGTTGCCAGTGATGGCGCCCTTGGAGGAAATGATCCAGAGAAGATCAAGGCCAGACTGAATAAGCATCGTGAATTGCAGAAAGCTCTCAGCGCCAAACAGGGTACCTATGACGCAActatgaaaaatggaaaatcatTAAAAGACAAAGCGCCTAAAAGTGATGAATTTGCTTTGAAAGAACTTTTGAATGAGTTGAAGAACAAGTGGACCACTGTTTGTGGTAAGTGCGTGGATAGACAGAGGAAGCTCGAGGAAGCATTGTTGTTCTCGGGACAATTCAAGGACGCTATTCAGGCGTTGCTGGAATGGCTTAGTAAGTCTGAGAAGCAGCTGGCAGACACCGGTCCACTTTATGGCGACCTTGACACTGTAATGAATTTGGTTGAACAACATAAGACCTTCGAGAAGGATCTCGAATCCAGAGTCTCTCAGATGGAATCCGTAATCAAAACGGGTCGCGAGCTTCTTGCTAAGGCGACGCCTGATGATGCATCTGCTATAGGATCACAGCTtgctgaaataaataatctttggGACACGGTAACCAAGTTGTCCTCTGACAAGACTGAACGACTCCAAGAAGCCCTCAGAGAGGCTGAACGCCTTCACAAGGCAGTTCACGTACTTCTGGAGTGGCTGAGCGATGCTGAAATGAAGCTGAGATTTGCTGGACAGTTGCCGGAAGATGAACAGGAGAGCAGGAATCAGTTGATGGAACACGAAAAGTTCTTGCGTGAATTAAGCACcaaggaaattgaaaaagatcAAACTTTGGAGCTGGCTCACGTGATTCTTGCAAAGGCACACCCTGATGGAGCTTTGGTTATCAAACATTGGATCACGATTATTCAATCCAGATGGGAAGAGGTTTCCACCTGGGCCCAACAAAGGAATCAAAGATTGGAGAATCATATGCGAGGACTTCAG GACCTCGACAATCTTCTGGAAGAACTACTGTCATGGTTAGAAGGTTTGGAGAACACTCTCAACGCTCTTGAAGCTGAGCCTCTACCAGACGATAAAGCTACTTTAGAAATGCTGATTGTGGATCACAGAGAATTTATGGAGAACACCAGTCGAAGACAGAACGAAGTTGACCGCGTCTGTAAAGCCAGACAGATCAAATCTGCGAAAGATACGATGAAGATAACGAAGGCTAAGTCACCTGCCCCAAC CCGAGCCAGCCCAGGCCGTGAGAGAACGCCCGATTCGTTGCCGCACATCGGCCCACGGTTCCCACCCAAAGGAAG CAAAGGTGCCGAACCGGAGTTCCGTAGTCCGAGAGTAAAACTGCTGTGGGACAGGTGGAGACACGTTTGGATGTTGGCGTGGGAACGTCAACGTCGTTTACAGGataagtataattatatcCAAGAACTGGACCGTGTCGCAAACTTCAGCTGGGAGGATTGGCGCAAGAGA TTCCTGAAATTCATGAACCACAAAAAGTCCAGATTAACAGATCTCTTCAGGAAAATGGATAAGAATAACGACGGACTGATTCCACGCGAGGACTTCATTCAAGGAATCATGAACACTA AATTCGAGACTTCACGGTTAGAAATGGGAGCGGTCGCAGATTTGTTCGATCGCCACGGTGAAGGATTGATAGATTGGAAGGAATTCATCGCGGCTCTAAGACCAGACTGGGAGGAACgcagaacgtataacgacactGACAAGATTCACGATGAAGTAAAACGATTGGTGATGCTTTGTACTTGTCGCCAGAAATTCCGTGTATTTCAAGTTGGCGAAGGAAAATATAGG TTTGGAGACAGTCAGAAGTTGCGGTTGGTACGGATTCTACGATCGACCGTGATGGTACGAGTCGGTGGTGGATGGGTAGCATTGGacgaatttctattaaaaaatgatccTTGCCGCG CCAAGGGAAGAACGAATATCGAGCTGCGAGAACAATTCATATTGGCGGATGGCGTCAGCCAGACAATGACGGCGTTCAGATCGAAACCGAGCCCAACCTCGACGCTGCAGCGTACGCCAATCTCATCCGCGAATGCCGGACCCATCACCAAG GTGAGGGAACGCAGCGCTCGCAGCGTTCCCATGGGACAATCGCGAGCATCGCGCTCATCGTTGAGCGCCGGAACGCCGGACAGCCTAAGCGACAACGAGAGCTCTTTCAAGCTTGGCTCCGCCAGAAAAACAAGTACACCCTACAGAAGCTCTATGACACCGG GCGGTAGTCGACCATCCAGTAGGCCAACTTCGAGACCAACATCCAGACCAACCAGTAGACCCGGAAGTAGGCCCGCATCCAGGCAAGGAAGCAAACCACCGAGTCGCTATGGTTCCACACAGTCGTTAGATAGCACTG aTGATTCGACCAATGTGAGCCGCATTCCACGTAGAACGGCAGTGAGCACGACAGGGAATACTCCCACTTCTAGCAGACACAATAGCGTGTCAGGAAAGCGCTTATCGGTGAACGGTTCGAGTTCACGACCTCGAACGCCCACCGGCCTGGTTAGTCCTGCCAGTGGTGTTCCAGCGAG gTTTGGCACGATCCATAGAGCTTCGAGCATTCCAACCCTGACTGGTGTCGGCACACCGATCAG CCGTTCGAGGATCCCCGTATATGTGGGCACGGATATAAAATCCCCACAATCGACGACCAGCAATATTTCCACTCATTCTACGCAAAGCAACTACTCGACGGTTTCTACCGATTCTACCGG GAGCAGCTCGATGTGTACAAATTCAGCAACTAACACCTCGTCGGCCGTTAAGCGAGCTAG AACAAGGACACCGTCCAGTGGGTCGAGCACGCCACTGCCGCCTTCTTTGAAACTATCCAGGAAACCTTCTGGAGCATCGGATACGTCCGTATCGACCACACCGGCCACTAAACGAAAAGGCAAACCAACGCCGATCGACCAACGGGCGCCATTCCGATTGTAG